GGAAGCGCGCTACCTCGTGTTCCACTGCGCCGACCTTTACCATGGCAGGCCCTATTACGAATCAATCGACATGGTCGACGCCTTCCACCCCCAGACGATCCTGGCCTGGGCGATGAACGGCAAGCCGCTGGAAGAGGCCCACGGGGCGCCGCTGCGACTGCGGGTGGAGCGGCAACTGGGCTACAAACACGCCAAGTTCGTCGCCCGGATCGAGGCGGTGGCATCGCTCGAGGGTATTCACGGTGGCAAGGGCGGCTACTGGGAAGATAACGGCGCTTACGCCTGGTATGCCGGAATCTAAAGCAACCGGGGATTGTGCCGGTTTGGGACCCGCGGGAAGCGACGAAACGGGGGAGGCGGGAGCCGGTTTGCCTTGCCAAGTAAACGACTTGTCACAATAAGGCACCATGCAGGACAATCGCATCGCACCCCCCGCCCGAATCCAGCAGAATATTCTGGCTCTCGGTGAACGGCGCCTGCTGAACTGGCTTTGTGCGCGTATGCCTGCCTGGGTTAAGCCGGATCTGCTGACTGGCCTGGGCATGGTCGGCGCCGTGCTGATCTTTGCGGGATATGCCACCAGCCTGCTCAACGAGGACTGGTTGTGGCTGTGCATGCCCGGCTACCTGCTGCACTGGTTCGGCGATTCCATGGATGGCAGCCTTGCCCGCTTCCGCCATATCGAGCGGCCGCGCTACGGCTATTTCCTCGATCACAGCTGCGATGGACTGGCCACTTTCCTGATCCTGCTGGGCATCGGCGTCAGCCCTTACGTGCGGCTCGAAGTCTCGCTGATCGCGCTGGTGGGCTACCTGCTGATGTGCATCCATGCTTTCCTTGCGGTGCGCGTGCTTGGCGAGATGCGCCTGTCCTACCTTTCCGCAGGGCCCACCGAACTGCGCCTGATCCTGATTTCGCTGACGTTCGCCATGCTCATCTTCGGCGACAAGCAGCGCGACATGGAAGCGATGACCAGCTTCGACTGGTTCGTGGGCAGCGTCGGTTTGATCCTGATCGGGCTTTTCGTGGTCCAGACCATCAAGTCGGCGCGCAGGCTGGCCCGGATCGAACCGCCTCAGTAAAGGCGTTTCCGTTCCCGGATGGCGGACGGCTTCCTTCGCGTTCACCGCAACTTCAGGCGTACACGGGTCTAGCCGTTGATGGCGGGTGCGACGCCGTGGCCATTGGCCGCCTTGACCGGGGCATACCCGGGAAGGATCGAAGACACGTGAAGACAACCAGCGTTACCCTCCTCGCCGCTCTGGCGTTTGGCGTTTTTGCGCCCACGTTCGCCGCTGCGCAGCCGGCCAAGGCGGCCGTGCATACCGCAAAGACGCCGGCGGGTCAGAAGAAGGCTGCCGTGAAGAAGACCCCTGCGAAGGCGCAGAAGAAGGTTACCTGCCGCTATCAGATGCAGAAGGGCCGAAAGGTCAGGGTCTGCAGGTAAGGCACTCGGCCGTTCCTCCTCGCTTTGGCGGGGAGGTTCAGGCGGGATTTTCCTTGCCGGTTGCAACAGCGCCTTTGTCAGGCGCGGGGATCAGCCCTTGGCGGCGATGTCTGCGAAGGCGGTTTCGAAGCGCTCGCGGTGCGGAGCGGCGATTGCCGGCTCGGCGTCTTGCGTGCCCGGTGCATAGATGAAACCGAAGGCCGGGCTGGCGCGCAGGCCCAGCGACTGCGTGGGCGAGTACCACACGCGCACGTTGCTCCAGTCGCCGTTTGCAGAAACGTCTTCGGCCATGGCCGAGGTTTCGATCATGCCGGGGCGCGACCAGTTGGCGTGGTTGAGGACGACGTGACGATCATCGACGATCTTCTTCACCACCGCGACATGGCCGACGCGCATGGCACCGCTGGCCTTGAATACCAGCACTGAACCGGTGCGCGGGGTCTGGCCGCGATCATAGTTGCCTTCGGCCTGCGCCCACCAGGTGGCGGCATTACCGTGCAGGTCGATGGCCGAATGCGCGCGCGCATAAGGCACGCACTGGAGAGGCTGGGCCAGCGCCGGAGTCGCCACAAAAGCTGCGAGCGACATTACAAGTGCGGCGATCTGGGGAACCATTCTCATGGATCAGTGTTATAACGCGCAAGTCTTACCGCGATAGCGAAGGGCCTTGCCAGCCGCCGTGCCTCTGCAACGGTTCATCGCTCAATTCGTCGGTTCATCCACAGCGATGAAATGATTGGGCGAATCGGATGTAAACGATTTGCAGCGGATTGACCCGTGGGCCGCCATTTGCTCCCATTCCAACCCGTCACCATTTCCTCCCATCACCCCGCGACCCTGAACTTGTTTCAGGGTCGATTTCTGCGGTTTACGCCGGCTGTGTGGATCGGGAGGACGCCTCGCGGCGCCTTGTCCAAGCGCCTGCGCGCGTCAGGAGATAGACCCTGAAACAAGTTCAGGGTGACGGGGTGGAATGGGATGGGGCGCCGGCATGGGAGGCCGGCGCCATTTTGGATGAGAGTTCAGCCTGCCGCCAGGGCCAGCTTCGCGCTTTCTTCGCGTACGACGCGCGGTTGGTCGGGCCAGATACCGCGGGTGTCGTAGACCAGCTTGTCGGCGCGCTCGGCCAGCGGGACGACGCGGAAAACGTCGTGGTCCACCAGTACGATGAGGATATCGCAGGTCTCCAGCGCCTCGTCGACGTCGATGTGAGTGACGCCGCTGTCGGTGAATTCCAGCGGCAGTTCATCGGCGTAAGGCTCCACCACCGACATGCGGTTGCCGAACTTGCGGGCAAGGCGGCTGGCGACGAAGCGCGCCGGGCTTTCGCGGAAATCGTCGATGTTGGCCTTGAATGCCAGGCCCAGGCAGGCGACGCGGGCATCGGGGTGCGCTTCCACCAGTGCTTCGGCCTTGGCGATGACGTGGTGCATCTTGCCGTCGTTGACGCCGCGTGCGGTGCGGATCAACGGGGTTTCCTCAGGCGCGCTATGGACGATGAACCAGGGGTCCACCGCGATGCAGTGACCGCCCACGCCCGGACCGGGCGAGAGAATGTTGACGCGCGGGTGGCGGTTGGCGAGGCGGATCACCTCCCACACGTCCAGCCCCATGCGGTCGGCCACGATGGAAAGCTCGTTGGCGAAGGCGATGTTGACGTCGCGGTAGGCGTTCTCGACCAGCTTGGTCATTTCCGCCGCGCGGGCATCGGTGGTGACGCATTCGCCGCGCACGAAGCGCTTGTAGAAAGCTAGCGCCTTGCGGGCGCAGCGCGGGGTGATGCCGCCGATGGAGCGGTCGTTGTTGGTCAGTTCCTCAAGGATGCGTCCGGGAAGGACGCGCTCGGGGCAATAGGCGATGGAGATGTCGGGCGTTTCGCGCGTGAGGCCGGGGATCTTCAGGTCAGGGCGCATCTCGGCGATCATGTCGCGCATCTTTTCGGTGGTGCCCACCGGCGAGGTCGATTCCAGGATCACCACGTCGCCCGCTTTCAGCACCGGCGCGATGGTGCGCCCGGCGGCCAGGACGTAGGAGATGTCGGGGGCGTGATCCCCCGTCTCGTTGGTTTCGAAAGGCGTTGGCACGGCGATGACGAAGACGTCGGCCGGGGCGACCTCAATCGCGGCAGAGAGCAGCCCGCGCGCGACGACGCCCTGCACGAGGCCATCGAGATCGACTTCCTCGATGTGGATTTCGCCGCGATTGATGGTGTCGACCACCTTCTGCGAAACGTCGAGGCCAAGCACCTTGCACCCGGCACGGGCGATCACGGCGGCGGTGGGAAGCCCGATGTAGCCGAGGCCGACGACACAGACGCTGGGCTTATTGTCAGATTTCATTCGCAAGCAGCTCCACGATTCGGCTGGAAGTATGCCCATCCCCGAACGGGTTGTGGGCGCGTGCCATGGCCTCGTAGGCCGCCTTATCGTCCAACAGGGTTGAAATTTCGGTAACGATGCGGCGCGCGTCGGTGCCTACCAGTTTTGCGGTGCCCGCTTCCACGCCTTCGGGGCGCTCGGTGGTCTCGCGCATGACGAGGACGGGCTTGCCCAGCGCCGGGGCTTCTTCCTGCACGCCGCCGCTGTCGGTCAGCATGATCTCGGCAATGGCGAGCAGGCGGGCGAAGTGGGGGTAGTCCAGCGGCTCGATCAGGGCGACGTTGTCGAGGCCTGCGAGGCCTTCGTTCATCACCTTGCGTACGTTGGGGTTGAGGTGGACCGGGAAGATGACGGCGGTATCGGGGCGCTGGGCGATTTCGCGGATGGCCTGGGCGATCTGCTCCATGCCCTCGCCGAAGTTCTCGCGGCGGTGGCTGGTGACGCCGATGATGCGTTTGCCTGCAAACCTGGCTTCGAGCGGCGCGAGACCGGCGGCGAGGGCGGGGTTCGCCTCGATCTGCGCGGTCACCCACTTCAGCGCGTCGATCACGGTGTTGCCGGTTACGTGGACGCGGTCGGCTGCGATGTTTTCCCTCAGGAGCGCGGCCTCGCTGGTGGTGGTCGGCGCGAAGTGGAGGGAGGCCATGGCGCCGATGATCTTGCGGTTCACCTCCTCGGGCCAGGGGTGGTAGATGTTGTAGCTGCGCAGGCCCGCTTCGACATGGTCGACCGGAACCTTGCGATAGTACGCCGCCAGCGCGCCGGACATGGCAGTGGCGGTATCGCCCTGGACGATGACGCGGTCCGGTTTCACGATGTCCATGACTTTGCCCAGCCCGGTGAGCAGGTTGGCGGTGAGCACGTCCAGCGTCTGGTCGGGCTGCATGACGTCAAGGTCGTGATCGGGCACGATCCCGGCGATCTCCAGCACCTGATCCAGCATCTGCCGGTGCTGCGCCGAGACGCAGACCACGCATTCGAAGCGCGGGTCGGCCTTCAGCGCATGGACGACGGGGAAAAGCTTGATCGCCTCGGGCCGGGTGCCGAATACGACGAGGATGCGTGCGGGACTGGTCATGAGGGGGCGATAGCAGGCGAATGTTAAGCATGGAATAAGAGGCGCGGATCACAATTCCCGTGCGGCGGGGCGGGGCCGGGTGGACAATCCCCTCGTCTTGGGCAAAGCAGCGGGCATGGCAATTCAAAGCGACAAGTGGATCCGCACCCAGGCCCAGGCACACGGCATGATCGAGCCGTTCGTGGAGGCGCAGCGCCGTGACGGATGCATTTCCTACGGCCTGTCCTCCTATGGCTACGATGCGCGGGTGGCGGACGAGTTCAAGATATTCACCAACGTCGATTCGGCGGTGGTCGATCCCAAGAACTTCGACAGCAACTCCTTCGTCGACCGCAAGACGGACTGCTGCGTGATCCCGCCCAACTCCTTCGCGTTGGCGCGCACGGTGGAATACTTTCGCGTGCCCAAGGACGTTCTGGTGATTTGCCTGGGCAAAAGCACGTATGCGCGCTGCGGGATCATCGTGAATGTCACCCCGCTGGAGCCGGGCTGGGAAGGGCACGTCACGCTGGAATTTTCGAACACCACACCGCTGCCCGCCAAGATCTACGCTAATGAAGGCGCCTGCCAGTTCCTGTTCCTGCAGGGCAACGAGCCGTGCGAGGTCAGCTATGCGGACCGTGCGGGCAAGTACATGGGCCAGCGCGGGGTAACCCTGCCAAGGCTGTAGCAGACCGTTTCAAAATGCGCAGAAGAGCGCATTTTGAATGCCGCACCAGTCCACTCCCCCACCCGGCACCCAACGGCAGTATTCTATGGGTGGCCGGGTGGGGGAGTGGGCTGGTGCGGCAGAATGGGCAAAGCCCATTCTCAAACGGGCTCGAAGGCCTGGCCGTAGCTCCTTCGGGAACAAACCGCCCGCGCGCCCGCTTCTTCCGGCATGGAATAATTGCCGGGAGACGTGCCTTGTCGAAGATTGCCGCCATAATCGGGCGCTTCCTGATTGCCCTGATCTTCATATTCTCCGGTGCGGGAAAGCTGATGGACATCGGCGGCACCGAAACGATGATCGTCGCCGCTGGTCTGCCGGCGGGCCTCGCCATTCCCACCGGCCTGTTCGAACTTGTCGCGGGGCTGTGCCTTGCCGCCGGGTTCATGGTGCGGCTGGTGGCAATCCTGCTGGCCGGCTTTACCGCGATGACCATTCTGTTCTTCCACGCGCAGGTTGGCGATCCGATGCAGCGGGTGATGATGCTCAAGAACTGCGCGATCATCGGCGGCCTCGCACTGGCGTTCGCGCATAGCCAGATGTGGAGCCACTATTACCTCATCGCCAGCCAGCGCCGCGGCGAACTTGCCGCCCGTGATTCCGACGAGCGGGTGCGCAATGCCGAACTGCGTGCCGCCAAGGCCGAGGCCCGCGCCGATGCCCTGGAAAGTGGCGGTACTGTGGTAGCAGCAACGCCGACCGCTTATGAACCGCGCACCGTCGTCACG
The DNA window shown above is from Novosphingobium sp. P6W and carries:
- a CDS encoding CDP-alcohol phosphatidyltransferase family protein, whose translation is MQDNRIAPPARIQQNILALGERRLLNWLCARMPAWVKPDLLTGLGMVGAVLIFAGYATSLLNEDWLWLCMPGYLLHWFGDSMDGSLARFRHIERPRYGYFLDHSCDGLATFLILLGIGVSPYVRLEVSLIALVGYLLMCIHAFLAVRVLGEMRLSYLSAGPTELRLILISLTFAMLIFGDKQRDMEAMTSFDWFVGSVGLILIGLFVVQTIKSARRLARIEPPQ
- a CDS encoding CHAP domain-containing protein, with the protein product MVPQIAALVMSLAAFVATPALAQPLQCVPYARAHSAIDLHGNAATWWAQAEGNYDRGQTPRTGSVLVFKASGAMRVGHVAVVKKIVDDRHVVLNHANWSRPGMIETSAMAEDVSANGDWSNVRVWYSPTQSLGLRASPAFGFIYAPGTQDAEPAIAAPHRERFETAFADIAAKG
- the wecC gene encoding UDP-N-acetyl-D-mannosamine dehydrogenase, producing MKSDNKPSVCVVGLGYIGLPTAAVIARAGCKVLGLDVSQKVVDTINRGEIHIEEVDLDGLVQGVVARGLLSAAIEVAPADVFVIAVPTPFETNETGDHAPDISYVLAAGRTIAPVLKAGDVVILESTSPVGTTEKMRDMIAEMRPDLKIPGLTRETPDISIAYCPERVLPGRILEELTNNDRSIGGITPRCARKALAFYKRFVRGECVTTDARAAEMTKLVENAYRDVNIAFANELSIVADRMGLDVWEVIRLANRHPRVNILSPGPGVGGHCIAVDPWFIVHSAPEETPLIRTARGVNDGKMHHVIAKAEALVEAHPDARVACLGLAFKANIDDFRESPARFVASRLARKFGNRMSVVEPYADELPLEFTDSGVTHIDVDEALETCDILIVLVDHDVFRVVPLAERADKLVYDTRGIWPDQPRVVREESAKLALAAG
- a CDS encoding DoxX family protein, which translates into the protein MSKIAAIIGRFLIALIFIFSGAGKLMDIGGTETMIVAAGLPAGLAIPTGLFELVAGLCLAAGFMVRLVAILLAGFTAMTILFFHAQVGDPMQRVMMLKNCAIIGGLALAFAHSQMWSHYYLIASQRRGELAARDSDERVRNAELRAAKAEARADALESGGTVVAATPTAYEPRTVVTENGVPVKRRSRFFDW
- the dcd gene encoding dCTP deaminase — its product is MAIQSDKWIRTQAQAHGMIEPFVEAQRRDGCISYGLSSYGYDARVADEFKIFTNVDSAVVDPKNFDSNSFVDRKTDCCVIPPNSFALARTVEYFRVPKDVLVICLGKSTYARCGIIVNVTPLEPGWEGHVTLEFSNTTPLPAKIYANEGACQFLFLQGNEPCEVSYADRAGKYMGQRGVTLPRL
- the wecB gene encoding non-hydrolyzing UDP-N-acetylglucosamine 2-epimerase; the encoded protein is MTSPARILVVFGTRPEAIKLFPVVHALKADPRFECVVCVSAQHRQMLDQVLEIAGIVPDHDLDVMQPDQTLDVLTANLLTGLGKVMDIVKPDRVIVQGDTATAMSGALAAYYRKVPVDHVEAGLRSYNIYHPWPEEVNRKIIGAMASLHFAPTTTSEAALLRENIAADRVHVTGNTVIDALKWVTAQIEANPALAAGLAPLEARFAGKRIIGVTSHRRENFGEGMEQIAQAIREIAQRPDTAVIFPVHLNPNVRKVMNEGLAGLDNVALIEPLDYPHFARLLAIAEIMLTDSGGVQEEAPALGKPVLVMRETTERPEGVEAGTAKLVGTDARRIVTEISTLLDDKAAYEAMARAHNPFGDGHTSSRIVELLANEI